Proteins from one Longimicrobium sp. genomic window:
- a CDS encoding CDP-alcohol phosphatidyltransferase family protein, with the protein MAWRNLPNAITLGRIVLALVVAPMIVTDAFSWRLAGFIVFLAAAFSDLWDGHLARSRNLVSDFGKLMDPLADKLLLALTFIPFYLLSHGWEPHTRFPWFGGVLPLWVLIVIFGREIFITVFRGYAAKRGVILAAGKAGKLKAVFQNIFVGAAIFWYALQSAARENAWDTAFWSFWQKFHAGFTMVSLAIAVVLTVYSLYVYLRDFGILGRKRAQP; encoded by the coding sequence ATGGCCTGGCGCAACCTTCCGAACGCGATCACGCTGGGGCGCATCGTCCTGGCGCTGGTGGTGGCGCCCATGATCGTGACCGACGCCTTCTCGTGGCGGCTCGCCGGCTTCATCGTCTTTTTGGCCGCCGCCTTTTCCGACCTGTGGGACGGCCACCTGGCGCGCTCGCGCAACCTGGTGAGCGACTTCGGCAAGCTGATGGACCCGCTGGCCGACAAGCTCCTGCTCGCGCTCACCTTCATCCCGTTCTACCTGCTTTCGCACGGGTGGGAGCCGCACACCCGGTTCCCCTGGTTCGGCGGGGTGCTGCCGCTGTGGGTGCTGATCGTGATCTTCGGCCGCGAGATCTTCATCACCGTGTTCCGCGGCTACGCGGCGAAGCGCGGGGTGATCCTGGCGGCGGGCAAGGCCGGCAAGCTCAAGGCGGTGTTCCAGAACATCTTCGTGGGCGCGGCCATCTTCTGGTACGCCCTGCAGTCGGCCGCGCGCGAGAACGCATGGGACACCGCCTTCTGGAGCTTCTGGCAGAAGTTCCACGCCGGGTTCACCATGGTGTCGCTGGCCATCGCGGTGGTGCTGACGGTGTACTCGCTGTACGTGTACCTGCGCGATTTCGGCATCCTGGGCCGCAAGCGGGCTCAGCCGTGA
- a CDS encoding GTP-binding protein codes for MSMINYASREINCKIVYYGPGLCGKTTNLEYIFEKVAPNTRGKLISLATETERTLFFDFLPVDLGSIRGFKTRFHLYTVPGQVYYNASRKLILKGVDGVVFVADSQVERLDANIESMHNLYDNLTEYGLDLREIPFVIQYNKRDLPNISSLEELQRELNPSNVPTFEAVGVRGIGVFDTLKAVSKLVIKALS; via the coding sequence ATGTCGATGATCAACTACGCCTCGCGCGAGATCAACTGCAAGATCGTGTACTACGGTCCGGGCCTGTGCGGCAAGACCACCAACCTCGAGTACATCTTCGAGAAGGTGGCGCCCAACACCCGCGGCAAGCTGATCTCGCTGGCGACGGAAACGGAACGGACGCTCTTCTTCGACTTCCTGCCGGTGGACCTGGGTTCCATCCGCGGGTTCAAGACGCGCTTTCACCTGTACACGGTTCCCGGACAGGTGTACTACAACGCGTCGCGAAAGCTGATTTTGAAGGGGGTGGACGGGGTGGTGTTCGTGGCCGACAGCCAGGTGGAGCGGCTGGACGCGAACATCGAGTCCATGCACAACCTGTACGACAACCTTACGGAGTACGGGCTGGACCTTCGCGAGATCCCGTTCGTAATCCAGTACAACAAGCGCGACCTGCCCAACATCTCCTCGCTCGAGGAGCTGCAGCGCGAGCTGAACCCCAGCAACGTGCCCACGTTCGAGGCGGTGGGCGTGCGGGGGATCGGCGTGTTCGACACGCTGAAGGCGGTGAGCAAGCTGGTGATCAAAGCCCTGAGCTGA